A single window of Coregonus clupeaformis isolate EN_2021a unplaced genomic scaffold, ASM2061545v1 scaf0159, whole genome shotgun sequence DNA harbors:
- the LOC121555721 gene encoding polycystic kidney disease protein 1-like 2: protein MFTSGNKISISLYNHHSLDKKTFEYAKYTIQIPGVTTPAPADTTLSVTAAPAITLSPPSCSIFSLNGTVLDPFTITCTTPTSCSDGCQYCFKTDQGKHLRCSSVNKVTLIFLPLGEINSNYKLSVVVTVTEFNTKTRGSTTFTTQVWPAKSCTPVQELQSAVADTVANLGQQGMLSGETLGQMFKSVSDMLNKDSSEENNNRMKLREQMLMNITEALENNSSSTPQNVQLTARAVAGLTMRGDELSPNAQLEASFLVANLSSSLLSMNVSEHGGEEEMVKAATPIVEAVSNILDVSSNREVSDLLLKGMDNVQSALLNGKKVDEAPVIVNSSQITVFVNR from the exons ATGTTCACGAGTGGAAATAAGATATCAATATCCCTTTATAATCACCATTCTTTAGATAAGAAAACGTTTGAATATGCCAAGTACACCATTCAGATACCAGGTGTAACTACTCCTGCACCTGCTGATACTACACTATCTGTAACCGCTGCTCCGGCTATCACCTTAAGTCCCCCTTCATGTAGTATTTTCTCTCTAAATGGCACCGTTCTGGATCCTTTCACTATCACCTGTACAACGCCTACATCCTGCTCAGACGGCTGCCAATATTGTTTTAAAACTGACCAAG GTAAACATCTGCGCTGCAGTTCTGTAAATAAAGTAACGTTAATCTTCCTACCTCTTGGGGAGATAAACAGCAACTACAAGCTCTCGGTAGTGGTGACTGTTACAGAATTTAACACAAAGACCCGTGGAAGTACCACATTCACCACTCAG GTGTGGCCAGCCAAGTCCTGTACTCCAGTGCAGGAGCTCCAATCTGCAGTGGCAGACACAGTAGCTAATCTAGGGCAGCAGGGGATGCTCTCAGGAGAGACCCTTGGACAGATGTTCAAGTCTGTGTCGGACATGCTGAATAAGGATTCCAGTGAGGAAAATAATAACAGGATGAAG CTGCGAGAACAGATGCTGATGAATATAACTGAAGCACTGGAGAACAACTCCAGCAGCACTCCTCAGAATGTGCAGCTGACGGCCAGAGCTGTGGCAGGACTCACCATGCGGGGTGATGAGCTTAGTCCCAATGCTCAG CTAGAAGCTAGCTTCCTGGTGGCAAACCTCagctcttccctcctctccatgAATGTCAGTGAGCatggtggagaagaggagatggtGAAGGCAGCTACACCAATTGTGGAGGCAGTCAGCAATATTCTGGATGTTTCCTCAAAT AGAGAAGTCTCTGATTTACTTCTCAAGGGCATGGACAATGTGCAGAGTGCACTGTTGAATGGGAAGAAGGTTGATGAAGCTCCTGTGATTGTCAACAGCTCTCAGATCACTGTGTTTGTGAACAGGTAA